Proteins found in one Tsukamurella paurometabola DSM 20162 genomic segment:
- the rpsL gene encoding 30S ribosomal protein S12 encodes MPTINQLVRKGRRDKASKTKTAALKGSPQRRGVCTRVYTTTPKKPNSALRKVARVRLTSSVEVTAYIPGEGHNLQEHSMVLVRGGRVKDLPGVRYKIIRGSLDTQGVKNRKQARSRYGAKKEKG; translated from the coding sequence ATGCCAACTATCAACCAGCTGGTCCGCAAGGGCCGCCGGGACAAGGCGTCTAAGACGAAGACGGCCGCCCTCAAGGGCTCGCCGCAGCGTCGTGGCGTCTGCACCCGCGTGTACACCACGACCCCGAAGAAGCCGAACTCGGCGCTCCGTAAGGTCGCCCGCGTGCGTCTGACGAGCTCGGTCGAGGTCACCGCGTACATCCCCGGCGAAGGCCACAACCTTCAGGAGCACTCGATGGTGCTCGTCCGCGGCGGTCGTGTGAAGGACCTCCCGGGTGTTCGCTACAAGATCATCCGCGGCTCGCTCGACACCCAGGGTGTCAAGAACCGCAAGCAGGCGCGCAGCCGCTACGGCGCGAAGAAGGAGAAGGGCTGA
- a CDS encoding DUF5313 family protein → MSTSTVRTRPNILERVEYLCGKHLPDSMREWVVRDATGPGHNRRYFVRGTLMFLPFAVALMVLPSPWWVKASLAVMVLLPALYFLSALRAAYLQELLADNDIDPHTQSGRWQVEHDRQAAAYAQKYRAGG, encoded by the coding sequence ATGTCCACTTCAACGGTTCGGACGCGTCCGAACATCCTCGAACGGGTGGAGTACCTCTGCGGGAAACACCTCCCTGATTCCATGCGCGAATGGGTGGTCCGGGACGCCACGGGGCCCGGACACAACCGCCGCTATTTCGTCCGTGGCACCCTCATGTTCCTGCCCTTCGCGGTGGCGCTCATGGTTCTGCCCTCCCCGTGGTGGGTGAAGGCCTCGTTGGCGGTCATGGTGCTGCTTCCGGCCCTGTACTTCTTGAGCGCGCTGCGCGCGGCGTATCTGCAGGAGTTGCTCGCCGATAACGACATCGATCCCCACACGCAGAGCGGTCGATGGCAGGTCGAGCACGACCGGCAGGCCGCCGCCTATGCGCAGAAGTACCGGGCCGGCGGCTAG
- a CDS encoding alpha/beta fold hydrolase encodes MTVIAVALSATGLYLLRDPSPVGYWRSASAREAYLTDYRQAFGDLPPAAETRDVRTSYGFVRVYRFGESRPGTDPIVLVPGRASGVPMWSQNLPGLLAGHMVYAIDALGDAGMSAQIGPIRDGEDQATWLNETFDGLGLTRVNLIGHSFGGWTAANYATRHPDRVATLSLWEPILVFAGLRWQMYLATLPSSIPFLPKSWRQKGLAVIGGAQGSESTEDSPLGRMIDAATEGFRAKLPTPMQLTSDDLARLTMPTFVGLGAKSSVTDADAAARTAEKLPASTVRIWPEGTHSLPMQYPSELNQEVQQLFQRAKS; translated from the coding sequence TTGACCGTCATCGCCGTGGCGCTCAGCGCCACCGGGCTGTATCTGCTCCGCGATCCGAGCCCAGTGGGCTATTGGCGCTCGGCGTCCGCCCGCGAGGCGTATCTGACCGATTACCGGCAGGCCTTCGGCGATCTGCCACCCGCAGCCGAGACTCGGGATGTGCGAACGAGTTACGGGTTCGTGCGGGTGTACCGGTTCGGCGAGTCGCGGCCCGGCACCGATCCGATCGTCCTCGTTCCCGGCCGCGCCTCGGGCGTACCGATGTGGTCGCAGAATCTGCCCGGTCTGCTCGCCGGACACATGGTGTACGCGATCGATGCGCTCGGCGACGCCGGGATGAGCGCGCAAATCGGGCCGATCCGCGACGGCGAGGACCAGGCCACCTGGCTGAACGAGACTTTCGACGGCTTGGGGCTCACCCGGGTGAACCTGATCGGCCATTCGTTCGGCGGATGGACTGCCGCCAACTACGCAACGCGTCACCCGGATCGCGTCGCGACGTTGAGCCTGTGGGAACCGATCCTGGTCTTCGCGGGATTGCGGTGGCAGATGTATCTCGCGACGCTGCCATCGTCGATCCCCTTCCTCCCCAAGTCCTGGCGTCAGAAGGGACTCGCCGTGATCGGGGGTGCCCAGGGGTCCGAGTCCACCGAGGACTCGCCCCTCGGCCGCATGATCGATGCCGCCACCGAAGGGTTCCGCGCGAAGCTACCCACCCCGATGCAGCTGACTTCCGACGATCTCGCCCGCCTCACCATGCCCACCTTCGTGGGACTGGGGGCGAAGAGCTCTGTGACGGACGCCGACGCCGCGGCACGGACCGCCGAGAAGCTACCGGCGAGCACCGTCCGGATCTGGCCCGAGGGAACACACTCCCTGCCCATGCAGTATCCGTCCGAGCTGAATCAGGAAGTCCAGCAACTGTTCCAACGCGCGAAATCCTAG
- the rfbA gene encoding glucose-1-phosphate thymidylyltransferase RfbA, translated as MRGIILAGGTGSRLHPITIGISKQLTPVYDKPMIYYPLSTLMLAGIREILVVTTPGDAEQFRRLLADGSQFGIDIRYAVQERPEGLAQAFTLGADFIGDENVALILGDNIFHGPGLGAQLRRFAVVDGATVFAYRVADPSAYGVVEFDGAGRAIGLEGKPSRPRSKYAVPGLYFYDSSVVDVARSLRPSARGEYEITDVNRHYLARGALAVEVLPRGTAWLDTGTFDALADATSFVRAVEQRQGTKVGAPEEVAWRNGYIDDEQLSALADGLSKSGYGDYLRELLDHDRGM; from the coding sequence ATGCGCGGAATCATCCTGGCTGGAGGCACGGGGAGCCGCCTGCATCCGATCACCATCGGCATCAGCAAGCAACTGACGCCCGTCTACGACAAGCCGATGATCTACTACCCGTTGTCCACGCTGATGTTGGCGGGAATCCGGGAGATCCTCGTCGTCACGACACCGGGTGACGCCGAGCAGTTCCGCCGCTTGCTCGCAGATGGATCCCAGTTCGGGATCGATATCCGGTACGCGGTACAGGAGCGCCCCGAGGGGCTCGCACAAGCGTTCACGCTGGGCGCTGACTTCATCGGGGACGAGAACGTGGCTCTGATCCTGGGCGACAACATCTTTCATGGCCCCGGTCTGGGGGCGCAATTGCGGCGGTTCGCCGTGGTCGACGGTGCCACGGTTTTCGCATACCGCGTCGCCGATCCGAGCGCGTACGGCGTGGTCGAATTCGATGGTGCCGGGCGGGCGATCGGCCTGGAGGGGAAGCCGAGCCGTCCGCGGTCCAAATACGCGGTGCCGGGCCTGTACTTCTACGACTCATCAGTGGTGGACGTGGCGAGGTCGCTGCGACCCTCCGCGCGGGGCGAGTACGAGATCACCGATGTCAATCGGCACTATCTGGCTCGCGGCGCCCTCGCTGTCGAGGTGCTGCCGCGCGGTACGGCGTGGCTGGACACGGGAACCTTCGATGCCCTCGCCGACGCCACGAGTTTCGTGCGCGCTGTGGAACAGCGGCAGGGAACGAAGGTGGGTGCGCCGGAGGAGGTGGCGTGGCGGAACGGCTACATCGACGACGAGCAGTTGTCCGCGCTGGCCGATGGGCTGTCGAAATCCGGGTACGGCGACTACCTTCGCGAGCTGCTGGACCACGATCGAGGGATGTGA
- the ccrA gene encoding crotonyl-CoA carboxylase/reductase: protein MTRLSEVAVLTGDEIANLTLPESYRAVTIHADEQDMFDGVDPSQRDPKKSLHVDEVPIPELGPGEALVAVMASAINYNTVWSAIFSPISTFSALKRYGAKSDLTKRHDLPYHVLGSDLAGVVLRVGPGVTKWKPGDRVVAHCLQVDLEGHEGHDDSMLDEDQKIWGYETNFGGLADVALVRANQLMPKPAHLTWEEAACCGLVNSTAYRQLVSRNGANMKQGDTVLIWGGTGGLGSFANQYALNGGAIPVAVVSSPDRVAQCHRMGVERVIDRSAEGYRFWDGDEPNYKDWKRFGSHIRSLTGGDDPDIVFEHPGRETFGASVYVAKRGGTIVTCASTSGFRHEFDNRYLWMNLKSIIGTHFANYRESWLANRMVCRGTIHPTLSRTYGLTDAADAVAAVRSNTHQGKVGVTCLAAAPGEGVTDFETRTRHAKKIDLFQGL from the coding sequence ATGACCCGACTGTCCGAAGTAGCCGTCCTCACCGGGGACGAGATCGCGAATCTGACGCTCCCCGAGTCGTACCGGGCTGTGACCATCCACGCCGACGAGCAGGACATGTTCGACGGGGTAGACCCGTCGCAGCGCGACCCGAAGAAGTCACTGCATGTGGACGAGGTTCCGATTCCCGAGCTGGGCCCGGGAGAGGCCCTCGTCGCAGTGATGGCGAGCGCGATCAACTACAACACGGTGTGGTCGGCCATCTTCTCCCCGATCAGCACCTTCAGCGCGCTCAAGCGATACGGAGCGAAGTCCGATCTGACCAAGCGGCACGATCTGCCCTACCACGTTCTCGGTTCGGACCTGGCCGGCGTGGTGTTGCGGGTCGGACCCGGTGTCACCAAGTGGAAGCCGGGCGATCGAGTGGTCGCGCACTGCCTGCAGGTGGACCTCGAAGGCCATGAGGGACACGATGACTCGATGCTCGACGAGGATCAGAAGATCTGGGGTTACGAGACCAACTTCGGTGGCCTCGCCGATGTCGCTCTGGTCCGCGCGAATCAGCTGATGCCCAAGCCCGCCCACTTGACGTGGGAGGAGGCGGCCTGTTGCGGCCTGGTCAATTCCACGGCGTACCGGCAGTTGGTCTCACGCAACGGAGCGAACATGAAGCAAGGTGACACCGTGCTCATCTGGGGCGGAACAGGTGGCCTCGGATCGTTCGCGAACCAGTACGCGCTCAACGGAGGTGCGATCCCGGTCGCCGTGGTCTCCAGTCCCGACCGGGTCGCGCAATGTCATCGAATGGGCGTGGAGCGGGTCATCGATCGCAGCGCGGAGGGGTACCGGTTCTGGGACGGCGACGAGCCGAACTACAAGGACTGGAAGCGGTTCGGATCGCATATCCGAAGCCTGACCGGTGGCGATGATCCGGATATCGTCTTCGAGCATCCGGGGCGGGAGACCTTCGGAGCGTCGGTCTACGTCGCGAAGCGCGGTGGCACGATCGTGACCTGCGCCTCGACATCCGGATTCCGCCACGAGTTCGACAACCGGTACCTCTGGATGAACCTGAAGAGCATCATCGGAACGCATTTCGCGAACTATCGCGAGTCCTGGCTCGCGAACCGGATGGTGTGCAGGGGAACCATTCACCCCACCTTGTCGAGGACGTACGGACTCACGGACGCCGCGGACGCCGTGGCGGCCGTCCGATCCAATACCCATCAGGGCAAGGTCGGAGTCACCTGCCTGGCGGCGGCGCCGGGGGAGGGCGTCACGGACTTCGAAACCCGGACCAGGCACGCGAAGAAGATCGACCTGTTTCAGGGGCTCTGA
- a CDS encoding DUF732 domain-containing protein, giving the protein MSKLTRGLAAVAVAVGLATAMQAPAQADGRLDEGRFLVVTSNLHDFTKPFGLATTDAQMIRFGYQACAALDRNPASTVAATRALYNDERAFPLWERQQLVFYAVQYLCTRHWDRYKTYPDGWRPTPAQR; this is encoded by the coding sequence ATGTCGAAGCTGACGAGGGGGCTGGCCGCGGTGGCTGTGGCAGTCGGACTGGCCACGGCGATGCAGGCACCCGCCCAGGCGGACGGCCGCCTTGATGAGGGGCGGTTCCTGGTGGTCACCAGCAACCTCCACGATTTCACCAAGCCCTTCGGTCTCGCCACCACCGATGCCCAGATGATCCGATTCGGCTACCAGGCGTGCGCGGCGCTCGATCGGAACCCGGCCAGCACCGTCGCGGCGACGCGGGCGTTGTACAACGACGAGCGTGCCTTCCCGCTGTGGGAGCGGCAGCAGCTGGTGTTCTACGCCGTGCAGTACCTGTGTACCCGGCATTGGGATCGGTACAAGACCTACCCGGACGGGTGGCGACCCACTCCGGCTCAGCGCTGA
- the tuf gene encoding elongation factor Tu, translating into MAKAKFERTKPHVNIGTIGHVDHGKTTLTAAITKVLAEKYPDLNEASAFDQIDKAPEEKARGITINISHVEYQTEKRHYAHVDAPGHADYIKNMITGAAQMDGAILVVAATDGPMPQTREHVLLARQVGVPYILVALNKCDMVDDEEILELVEMEVRELLASQEFDEDAPVVRVSGYQALQGDAKWVESIVELMNAVDESIPDPERETDKPFLMPVEDVFTITGRGTVVTGRVERGIINVNEEVEIVGIREKSTKTTVTGIEMFRKLLDSGQAGDNVGLLVRGLKREDVERGQVVVKPGTTTPHTDFEGQAYILSKDEGGRHTPFFNNYRPQFYFRTTDVTGVVTLPEGTEMVMPGDNTEMTVKLIQPVAMDEGLRFAIREGGRTVGAGRVTKIIA; encoded by the coding sequence GTGGCGAAGGCGAAGTTCGAGCGGACGAAGCCGCACGTGAACATCGGCACCATCGGTCACGTCGACCACGGCAAGACCACCCTGACGGCTGCCATCACCAAGGTTCTGGCCGAGAAGTACCCGGACCTCAACGAGGCCTCGGCGTTCGATCAGATCGATAAGGCGCCCGAGGAGAAGGCTCGTGGCATCACGATCAACATCTCGCACGTCGAGTACCAGACCGAGAAGCGCCACTACGCTCACGTCGATGCGCCGGGTCACGCCGACTACATCAAGAACATGATCACCGGTGCCGCGCAGATGGACGGCGCGATCCTGGTTGTGGCCGCCACCGACGGCCCGATGCCGCAGACCCGTGAGCACGTGCTGCTCGCGCGTCAGGTCGGCGTGCCCTACATCCTGGTCGCCCTGAACAAGTGCGACATGGTCGACGACGAGGAGATCCTCGAGCTCGTCGAGATGGAGGTCCGCGAGCTGCTGGCCTCGCAGGAGTTCGACGAGGACGCCCCCGTCGTCCGCGTCTCGGGCTACCAGGCGCTGCAGGGCGATGCCAAGTGGGTCGAGTCGATCGTCGAGCTCATGAACGCCGTCGACGAGTCCATCCCGGACCCCGAGCGTGAGACCGACAAGCCCTTCCTCATGCCCGTCGAGGACGTCTTCACGATCACCGGTCGTGGCACCGTCGTCACCGGTCGTGTCGAGCGCGGCATCATCAACGTGAACGAGGAGGTGGAGATCGTCGGCATCCGCGAGAAGTCGACCAAGACCACCGTCACCGGCATCGAGATGTTCCGCAAGCTGCTGGACTCGGGTCAGGCGGGCGACAACGTCGGTCTGCTGGTTCGTGGCCTCAAGCGTGAGGACGTCGAGCGTGGCCAGGTCGTCGTGAAGCCGGGTACCACCACCCCGCACACCGATTTCGAGGGCCAGGCGTACATCCTGTCGAAGGACGAGGGTGGTCGTCACACTCCGTTCTTCAACAACTACCGCCCGCAGTTCTACTTCCGTACCACGGACGTGACCGGCGTCGTGACCCTCCCCGAGGGCACCGAGATGGTCATGCCCGGCGACAACACCGAGATGACCGTCAAGCTCATCCAGCCGGTCGCCATGGACGAGGGCCTGCGCTTCGCGATCCGCGAGGGTGGCCGCACCGTCGGTGCCGGCCGCGTCACCAAGATCATCGCCTGA
- a CDS encoding thioesterase II family protein, translating into MSIDPLWLRNYHDTPSSAPVVVFFPHAGGSASYFHPISAALAPAVRSFTVQYPGRQDRMREPLIDSIPELASRVVPAVAEVLALPDARSVTFFGHSLGASVAYEVTRLLEAGGGPAPDHLIVSNRGTPDDPRNLGIHALADADLVAEVDMLAGTARSVLADPEILAMFLPAIRNDYRAAETYVGPATPVRARITSIVGATDPRVKETDMAGWSRYTTSEFGHRRAAGGHFYLSEDPAAFAELITDVVTSADRDAVAASSRGSDGAARPQ; encoded by the coding sequence GTGAGTATCGATCCGCTGTGGCTGCGCAACTATCACGACACACCGTCCTCGGCCCCGGTCGTGGTGTTCTTCCCGCACGCGGGCGGTTCCGCGAGCTACTTCCACCCGATCTCGGCCGCGCTGGCGCCCGCCGTGCGCTCCTTCACCGTGCAATACCCCGGCCGGCAGGACCGGATGCGCGAGCCCCTGATCGATTCGATCCCCGAACTCGCCAGCCGGGTGGTACCCGCGGTGGCAGAGGTGCTGGCGCTACCCGATGCGCGGTCGGTGACCTTCTTCGGCCACAGTCTGGGCGCCAGCGTCGCCTATGAGGTGACCCGCCTGCTGGAGGCCGGTGGCGGCCCGGCACCGGACCATCTCATCGTCTCCAACCGCGGGACACCGGACGATCCGCGGAATCTGGGTATCCATGCCCTTGCCGACGCCGATCTCGTCGCCGAGGTCGATATGTTGGCGGGCACCGCGCGGTCGGTGCTCGCGGATCCGGAGATCCTGGCGATGTTCCTGCCGGCCATTCGCAACGACTACCGGGCCGCGGAGACCTATGTCGGCCCCGCGACCCCGGTCCGGGCCCGCATCACCTCGATCGTGGGCGCGACCGACCCTCGGGTGAAGGAGACCGATATGGCGGGGTGGTCGCGCTACACCACCTCCGAGTTCGGCCATCGCCGCGCCGCGGGCGGGCACTTCTACCTCTCCGAGGATCCGGCCGCCTTCGCCGAGCTCATCACCGATGTGGTCACCTCCGCCGATCGCGATGCCGTTGCGGCTTCCTCGCGCGGATCCGATGGCGCGGCCCGGCCGCAATGA
- the rpsG gene encoding 30S ribosomal protein S7 produces MPRKGPAPKRPVVNDPVYGSPVVTQLVNKVLLDGKKSTAERIVYGALEATREKTGTDPVLTLKKALDNVKPSLEVKSRRVGGATYQVPIEVKAGRANTLALRWLVTFTRQRREKTMIERLANEILDASNGLGASVKRREDTHKMAEANRAFAHYRW; encoded by the coding sequence ATGCCTCGTAAGGGACCGGCGCCCAAGCGCCCCGTCGTCAATGACCCCGTCTACGGCTCGCCCGTCGTCACCCAGCTGGTGAACAAGGTGCTGCTGGACGGCAAGAAGTCCACCGCTGAGCGGATCGTGTACGGCGCCCTCGAGGCGACGCGCGAGAAGACCGGTACCGACCCGGTGCTCACCCTCAAGAAGGCGCTCGACAACGTCAAGCCCTCGCTCGAGGTGAAGAGCCGTCGCGTCGGTGGCGCCACCTACCAGGTGCCGATCGAGGTGAAGGCCGGTCGCGCCAACACCCTGGCCCTGCGCTGGCTGGTGACCTTCACGCGGCAGCGTCGCGAGAAGACCATGATCGAGCGTCTCGCCAACGAGATCCTCGACGCGAGCAACGGCCTGGGCGCTTCGGTGAAGCGTCGCGAGGACACCCACAAGATGGCCGAGGCCAACCGGGCGTTCGCGCACTACCGCTGGTGA
- a CDS encoding DNA-3-methyladenine glycosylase family protein: MTAERSWEPGHLLDLHGTVGVLRRGPRDPAFARTADGALWRAVHTPDGPGTIRIRQAGGTVTAQAWGSGAHWLLDRAPALAGAADDPSALIPRHDVVARAVAASPGLRLTRTDRVWEALVPAVLEQKVVGAEAWRAWRYLLRRAGTPAPGPGDGAPALWVPPRREDWAAIPPWEWHRAGVEPVRMRTVIGASAVEVEHRAERLAALPGIGPWTVAEVIGRSHGDPDAVPVGDYHLPRMVGIALVGEALDDAGMLEVLAPYAGQRGRVIRLLARAGVDRERRGPRVSVRDYRRW; the protein is encoded by the coding sequence GTGACGGCCGAGCGATCATGGGAACCGGGCCACCTCCTGGACCTGCACGGCACCGTCGGCGTCCTGCGTCGCGGGCCGCGCGACCCCGCGTTCGCCCGCACCGCCGACGGTGCGCTCTGGCGCGCTGTGCACACCCCCGACGGTCCGGGAACGATCCGGATCCGCCAGGCGGGTGGCACCGTCACCGCGCAGGCGTGGGGGAGCGGGGCGCACTGGCTGCTCGATAGGGCACCCGCCCTCGCGGGCGCCGCTGATGATCCGTCAGCGTTGATCCCACGACACGACGTGGTGGCCCGTGCGGTCGCCGCATCGCCCGGCCTGCGGCTGACCCGGACCGACCGGGTGTGGGAGGCGCTCGTCCCCGCCGTTCTCGAGCAGAAGGTGGTGGGAGCCGAGGCCTGGCGGGCCTGGCGCTACCTGCTCCGGCGCGCGGGCACCCCCGCACCGGGGCCGGGCGATGGGGCCCCCGCCCTGTGGGTGCCGCCGCGTCGCGAGGACTGGGCGGCCATCCCGCCATGGGAGTGGCACCGCGCCGGCGTCGAACCCGTTCGCATGCGCACCGTGATCGGTGCCAGCGCCGTCGAGGTCGAACACCGTGCGGAGCGACTCGCCGCCCTCCCCGGCATCGGGCCATGGACGGTGGCCGAGGTCATCGGGCGCTCGCACGGCGACCCGGATGCCGTCCCCGTCGGTGACTACCACCTGCCGAGGATGGTCGGAATAGCGCTGGTCGGTGAGGCGTTGGACGATGCCGGAATGCTCGAGGTCCTGGCTCCGTACGCGGGACAGCGCGGGCGCGTGATCCGGCTCTTGGCCCGCGCCGGGGTGGACCGCGAACGCCGCGGCCCACGGGTGTCGGTCCGCGACTACCGGCGGTGGTGA
- the fusA gene encoding elongation factor G, producing the protein MAQEVLTDLTKVRNIGIMAHIDAGKTTTTERILFYTGVNYKIGETHDGASTTDWMEQEKERGITITSAAVTCFWNGNQINIIDTPGHVDFTVEVERSLRVLDGAVAVFDGKEGVEPQSEQVWRQAEKYDVPRICFVNKMDKLGADFYFTVRTIEERLGAKPLVLQLPIGAEDEFDGVVDLLEMKAITWRGVVEIGAEPTIEEIPADLADKAAEYREKLLETVAESDEALMEKYFAGEELSLDEIKAAIRKLTVSRELYPVLCGSAFKNKGVQPMLDAVIDYLPSPLDVPSIEGHAVGDEEKIISRKPSKDEPFSALAFKIAAHPFFGKLTFVRVYSGHIDSGTGVLNATKGNKERIGKLFQMHANKEMPVEDATAGHIYAMIGLKNTTTGDTLCDPANPIVLESMTFPDPVINVSIEPKTKSDQEKLGVAIQKLAEEDPTFSVELDDQTGQTVIGGMGELHLDILVDRMRREFKVEANVGKPQVAYRETIRKTVDKHEFTHKKQTGGSGQFARVIIKLEPLEDAEDGATYEFSNAVTGGRVPKEYIPSVDAGAQDALQYGVLAGYPMVNVKVTLLDGAYHDVDSSEMAFKIAGAQAFKEAARMAGPVILEPIMAVEVTTPEDYMGDVIGDLNSRRGQIQAMEERSGARVVKAQVPLSEMFGYIGDLRSKTQGRANYSMVFDSYAEVPANVSKEIIAKVNGE; encoded by the coding sequence GTGGCACAGGAAGTGCTTACCGACCTCACGAAGGTCCGCAACATCGGCATCATGGCGCATATCGATGCCGGTAAGACCACCACTACCGAGCGCATCCTCTTCTACACCGGCGTGAACTACAAGATCGGTGAGACCCACGACGGTGCCTCGACCACCGACTGGATGGAGCAGGAGAAGGAGCGGGGTATCACCATCACCTCCGCCGCCGTGACCTGCTTCTGGAACGGCAACCAGATCAACATCATCGACACGCCGGGCCACGTCGACTTCACCGTCGAGGTGGAGCGTTCGCTGCGCGTGCTCGACGGCGCCGTCGCCGTCTTCGACGGCAAGGAGGGCGTCGAGCCCCAGTCGGAGCAGGTGTGGCGTCAGGCTGAGAAGTACGACGTCCCGCGTATCTGCTTCGTCAACAAGATGGACAAGCTGGGCGCCGACTTCTACTTCACCGTGCGCACCATCGAGGAGCGCCTCGGCGCGAAGCCGCTGGTCCTGCAGCTGCCGATCGGTGCCGAGGACGAGTTCGACGGCGTCGTCGACCTGCTCGAGATGAAGGCCATCACCTGGCGCGGCGTCGTCGAGATCGGCGCTGAGCCGACCATCGAAGAGATCCCCGCCGACCTGGCCGACAAGGCCGCCGAGTACCGCGAGAAGCTGCTCGAGACCGTCGCCGAGTCCGACGAGGCTCTGATGGAGAAGTACTTCGCCGGCGAGGAGCTCTCGCTCGACGAGATCAAGGCTGCGATCCGCAAGCTCACCGTCTCGCGCGAGCTGTACCCCGTGCTGTGCGGCTCGGCGTTCAAGAACAAGGGCGTGCAGCCCATGCTCGACGCCGTGATCGACTACCTCCCCAGCCCGCTCGACGTGCCCTCCATCGAGGGCCACGCCGTGGGCGACGAGGAGAAGATCATCTCGCGCAAGCCCAGCAAGGATGAGCCGTTCTCGGCTCTCGCGTTCAAGATCGCGGCGCACCCGTTCTTCGGCAAGCTGACCTTCGTCCGCGTGTACTCGGGTCACATCGACTCGGGTACGGGTGTGCTCAACGCCACCAAGGGCAACAAGGAGCGCATCGGCAAGCTCTTCCAGATGCACGCCAACAAGGAGATGCCCGTCGAGGATGCGACCGCCGGTCACATCTACGCGATGATCGGTCTGAAGAACACCACGACCGGTGACACTCTCTGCGATCCGGCGAACCCCATCGTCCTCGAGTCGATGACCTTCCCGGACCCGGTCATCAACGTCTCGATCGAGCCGAAGACCAAGTCCGACCAGGAGAAGCTCGGCGTCGCGATCCAGAAGCTCGCCGAGGAGGACCCCACCTTCTCCGTCGAGCTCGACGATCAGACCGGCCAGACCGTCATCGGCGGCATGGGCGAGCTGCACCTCGACATCCTCGTCGACCGTATGCGCCGCGAGTTCAAGGTCGAGGCCAACGTCGGCAAGCCGCAGGTGGCCTACCGCGAGACGATCCGCAAGACCGTCGACAAGCACGAGTTCACCCACAAGAAGCAGACCGGTGGCTCGGGTCAGTTCGCGCGCGTCATCATCAAGCTGGAGCCGTTGGAGGATGCCGAGGACGGCGCCACCTACGAGTTCTCGAACGCCGTCACCGGTGGCCGCGTCCCGAAGGAGTACATCCCCTCGGTGGACGCCGGTGCCCAGGATGCGCTGCAGTACGGTGTGCTCGCCGGCTACCCGATGGTGAACGTCAAGGTCACGCTGCTCGACGGCGCGTACCACGACGTCGACTCCTCGGAGATGGCGTTCAAGATCGCGGGTGCGCAGGCCTTCAAGGAGGCCGCGCGGATGGCCGGACCGGTCATTCTCGAGCCCATCATGGCTGTCGAGGTCACGACCCCTGAGGATTACATGGGTGACGTGATCGGCGACCTCAACTCCCGCCGTGGCCAGATCCAGGCCATGGAGGAACGCAGTGGTGCCCGTGTCGTCAAGGCACAGGTTCCGCTGTCGGAGATGTTCGGCTACATCGGCGACCTCCGGTCGAAGACCCAGGGCCGAGCGAACTACTCCATGGTTTTCGACTCGTACGCCGAGGTTCCGGCGAACGTGTCGAAGGAGATCATCGCGAAGGTGAACGGGGAGTAA